The genomic interval AAACAACATATCGCCACTCAGAGTCAGGCTCTTTCCGCTGAAGGAGAGTTGACCGATATTGCGGTAGGTCAGTTGCAACCTGGGGTATACCAACCACGAAAAGACATGTCACCACAGGCGCTGGAAGAATTGACGGCCTCGATTCAGTCGCAAGGCATCATTCAGCCGATCGTGGTTCGACCGGTGCAAGATGGCCATTTTGAGATCATTGCTGGTGAGCGACGTTGGCGAGCCGCTAAGCTCGCAGGGTTAAAACGCGTCCCTTGCTTGATCAAACATGTCGAAGATCGTGCAGCTATCGCCATGGCGTTGATCGAAAATATTCAGCGCGAAGATCTTAATGTGATCGAAGAGGCGCAAGCACTTGAGCGATTGCAAGACGAGTTTTCTCTGACTCATCAGCAAGTAGCGGATGTGATTGGTAAGTCACGCACCGCGGTGAGCAACCTGCTTCGACTGAATGGCTTGGAGCTAGAAGTAAAACAGTTTGTTGCACAGAAACTGCTCGATATGGGTCATGCCCGCGCATTGTTAGCGCTGGAAGGCGAGCAACAAGTGGAAGTGGCTCAGCAGGTCGCCAGCAAAGCGCTCACGGTTCGTCAAACTGAGCAGTTGGTAAAAAAATGTCTCACACCTAAGGTTGAAGAAAAAAATCAGCCAAAAGATGAAGAAACACAACAAATATCACAAAAACTAAGTGAAACGTTGGGAGCAAAGGTTTCTTTAGTGAGAAATGGCAATGGAAAAGCCAAATTGACGATAAGTATTGATGAGCCTCACAAATTAGAGCAACTAATTGCCAAGCTAGAGAGCTAAATGAGATAATTGATTTAGGTCAATTATGTAAAAAAGCAATTTTTGTACGAAAGTTGTCGGTTTGTAAACAAAACTGTAAGTTTTTGCTGCGTTTTAATTGCAATCAGTTGGACTCACCGTATAATTTTCCGCAACTTCCCAGACCCTCAAAAACGGAGGAGCCGTGGGATTTACTAGAGGTACGAATACATGGTAGCTGCGTTGGCTAGGCCAGGACGAGAGCTTGCAAAGCAATTGTTAATGATCGAGTCCGGCGCGGTTATTTTTGTGGCAGCAGGAGTGGCTTTGGCTGTGAATGCTGAGTGGGGATTTTCCTCGCTGATAGGCGGCGGCATTTTTGTTGTCGCCAATGCAGTATTTTCTGTGTGTGCATTCTTGTTTGTAGGAGCGAGAGCGTCAAAGTACGTTGCTATCTCTTTCTACACGGGTGAAGCGCTGAAAATTCTCATTACAGTAGTGCTGTTTTCTGTCGCCTACATGTATATGCAGGTGGAACTTGTTCCCCTGAAACTAACCTATTTGCTGGTTCTTGGTATTAATATCTTTGCGCCAGCGCTATTCATTAACAACAAAAAATAGGATGAGTTATGGCTGCGCCAGGTGAAGCGCTAACACCTTCCGGTTACATCACTCACCACCTTACTAACCTTTCAACTTACAAGTTGGGGCTAGTGGCGGAAGAGTCGAGTTTCTGGAACGTACATATCGATAGTCTGTTTTTTTCTTGGTTTACAGGGTTAATTTTCCTCGGAATTTTTTACGCTGTAGCTCGAAAAACAACAGCCGGTGTACCAGGTAAGCTTCAGTGTGCTGTTGAAATGATCGTAGAATTTGTCGCGACAAACGTCAAAGATACGTTCCATGGACGCAACCCGCTGATTGCACCTCTAGCACTGACTATCTTTTGTTGGGTATTTTTGATGAACTTGATGGACTTAGTTCCAATCGATTTCCTTCCATACCCGGCAGAGCATTGGCTCGGTATTCCTTACTTGAAAGTAGTACCTTCAGCTGATGTGAATATCACCATGGCTATGGCACTAGGCGTATTCGCTCTGATGATCTATTACAGCATCAAAGTGAAAGGTCTAGGTGGCTTTGCAAGAGAATTGGCTTTACACCCATTCAACCATTGGACAATGATTCCGTTCAACCTACTAATCGAAGTGGTATCGCTATTGGCGAAACCTCTTTCTCTTGGTATGCGTCTATTCGGTAACATGTTCGCTGGTGAGGTTGTATTTATTCTTTGTGCGGCAATGCTACCATGGTATCTACAATGGATGGGCTCGCTACCATGGGCGATCTTCCATATTCTGGTAATCCTGATTCAGGCCTTCGTGTTTATGATGTTGACAATCGTATATATGTCAATGGCTCACGAAGACAGTGATCATTAATTTTGTTTATTCTTATTAGACTTTTAGTTAATCGCTATAATTGGAGATAGTAATGGAAACTGTACTAAGCTTTTCTGCAATCGCAGTAGCAATCATCGTTGGTCTGTGTGCTCTAGGTACTGCAGTAGGCTTCGCGGTTCTAGGTGGTAAATTCCTAGAAGGTGCTGCTCGTCAACCAGAAATGGCTCCTATGCTTCAAGTTAAGATGTTCATCATCGCTGGTCTACTTGATGCGGTTCCAATGATCGGTATCGTAATCGCACTTCTATTCACGTTTGCAAACCCATTCGTAGGTCAATTAGCTGGTTAATCATCGGTATTGAGCGGCATGCGTCAGCGTGTCCTTGATGAACACTAATTCCGAATAGAGGGGTAGCTGTTGTGAATATGAACGCAACTCTGCTAGGTCAAGCAATCTCGTTTGCACTGTTTGTGTGGTTCTGTATGAAGTACGTATGGCCACCAATCATGCAAGCGATTGAAGAGCGTCAGAAGAAAATTGCTGACGGTCTACAAGCGGCAGAACGTGCTGCAAAAGACTTGGATCTAGCACAAGCTAATGCTTCTTCTCAATTGAAAGAAGCAAAGCGCACAGCAACTGAGATCATCGAACAAGCGAACAAACGTAAAGCTCAAATCTTGGATGAAGCTCGCGAGGATGCACAGACTGAACGTCAAAAAATCCTAGCGCAAGCGGAAGCTCAACTTGAAGCTGAACGTAATCGTGCACGCGATGAACTGCGCAAACAAGTTGCAACTCTGGCTGTAGCTGGTGCAGAGAAAATCCTTGAGCGTTCAATCGATAAAGATGCGCACAAAGATATTCTCGATAACATTACTGCAAAACTTTAAGTTTGGGGGCGAACATGGCTGATTTTACAACAATCGCGCGCCCCTATGCTAAAGCAGCCTTTGACTTTGCGGTAGAGAAAGGCCAACTAGACCAATGGGGTCAAATGTTGTCTTTCGCTGCTGAAGTAGCCCAAAACGAACAAATTAGTGAGCTGTTATCTGGCTCTATGTCAGCCGACAAACTGGCTGAACTGTTTATTGCGATTTGTGGCGAACAAGTGGATGAATTTGGTCAAAACCTTCTTAAGGTGATGGCTGAGAATGGTCGTCTTGCGGCCCTTCCTGATGTATGTACCCTGTTCTTCGTTTTGAAGAAAGAGCATGAGAAAGAGATTGATGTAGAAGTGATTTCTGCAACCGAACTTTCTGATGAACAATGTGCAAATATCAGTCAGAAACTTGAACAGCGTCTAGAGCGCAAAGTTAAGCTGAATTGCAGTGTAGATGAGGCCCTACTAGGTGGGGTGATAATTCGAGCCGGAGACTTAGTCATCGATAACTCAGCTCGCGGTCGTCTGAATCGCCTGAGCGATGCATTGCAGTCTTAATGGGGATTGGAGCATGCAACTTAATTCCACGGAAATTAGCGATCTAATTAAACAGCGTATTGAATCTTTCAACGTTGTTAGTGAAGCTCGCAATGAAGGTACTATCGTATCGGTAAGCGACGGTATCATTCGCATTCACGGCCTAGCGGACGTGATGCAAGGTGAAATGATTGAATTACCGGGTGGCCGTTATGCACTAGCACTTAACCTTGAGCGTGACTCGGTTGGTGCGGTAGTAATGGGCCCATATGCTGACCTTAAGGAAGGCATGAAAGTAACAGGTACTGGTCGTATTCTTGAAGTGCCAGTTGGTCCTGAGCTATTGGGTCGTGTAGTGAACACACTAGGTGAGCCAATTGACGGTAAAGGTCCAATTGAAGCGAAATTAACGTCACCTGTTGAAGTGATTGCACCGGGTGTAATCGACCGTCAATCGGTTGATCAACCTGTACAAACTGGTTATAAGTCAGTTGACTCAATGATCCCAATCGGTCGTGGTCAGCGTGAACTTATCATCGGTGACCGTCAGACTGGTAAAACAGCGATGGCGATCGATGCGATCATCAACCAGAAAAACTCTGGTATTTTCTCTATCTACGTAGCGATTGGTCAGAAAGCTTCTACTATCGCCAACGTAGTGCGTAAACTGGAAGAGCACGGTGCTCTGAAGAACACAATTGTGGTTGTGGCTTCAGCATCTGAATCTGCTGCATTGCAATACCTAGCGCCATACGCAGGTTGTGCAATGGGTGAATACTTCCGTGATCGCGGCGAAGACGCACTGATTGTTTATGATGATCTATCAAAGCAAGCGGTCGCTTACCGTCAGATCTCTCTATTGCTAAAACGCCCACCAGGCCGTGAAGCATTCCCAGGTGACGTATTCTACCTTCACTCTCGTCTACTAGAGCGTGCAGCTCGTGTAAACGCAGAGTATGTAGAGCGTTTCACTAACGGTGAAGTGAAAGGTAAGACAGGTTCTCTAACCGCTCTTCCTATCATCGAAACTCAGGCTGGTGACGTTTCTGCATTCGTACCAACCAACGTAATCTCGATCACCGATGGTCAGATCTTCCTACAAACTGAGCTATTCAACGCGGGTGTACGTCCAGCCGTTGACCCAGGTATCTCAGTATCTCGTGTAGGTGGTTCTGCACAAACGAAAATCATCAAGAAGCTGTCTGGTGGTATCCGTACAGCACTAGCGGCTTACCGTGAACTTGCAGCGTTTGCTCAGTTCTCTTCGGATCTTGATGAAGCGACTAAGAGACAGTTGAACCACGGTCAAAAAGTAACTGAACTGATGAAGCAGAAGCAATACGCTCCGATGTCAGTGTTTGACCAGGCTCTAACTATCTTTGCGGCAGAGCGTGGCTACCTAAGCGATATCGAACTTTCTAAAGTTCTTGATTTCGAAGCAGCTCTACTATCGTACGCTCGCGGTCAATACGCTGAATTAGCAGCTGAGATCGACAAGACGGGTGCTTACAACGATGAAATCGAAGCTCAGTTGAAGAAACTGACTGACGACTTCAAAGCAACCCAAACTTGGTAATAGGTCGGTGGCAGTGGCTGCCACCAACTAATGGAGAGTAACGATGGCCGGCGCAAAAGAGATACGTAGTAAAATCGGGAGTGTTAAAAGCACTCAGAAGATTACGAAAGCGATGGAAATGGTAGCAGCTTCAAAAATGCGTCGTTCGCAAGACG from Vibrio vulnificus NBRC 15645 = ATCC 27562 carries:
- a CDS encoding ParB/RepB/Spo0J family partition protein; this translates as MSKRGLGKGLDALLSTSSLAREKQHIATQSQALSAEGELTDIAVGQLQPGVYQPRKDMSPQALEELTASIQSQGIIQPIVVRPVQDGHFEIIAGERRWRAAKLAGLKRVPCLIKHVEDRAAIAMALIENIQREDLNVIEEAQALERLQDEFSLTHQQVADVIGKSRTAVSNLLRLNGLELEVKQFVAQKLLDMGHARALLALEGEQQVEVAQQVASKALTVRQTEQLVKKCLTPKVEEKNQPKDEETQQISQKLSETLGAKVSLVRNGNGKAKLTISIDEPHKLEQLIAKLES
- a CDS encoding F0F1 ATP synthase subunit I, whose protein sequence is MVAALARPGRELAKQLLMIESGAVIFVAAGVALAVNAEWGFSSLIGGGIFVVANAVFSVCAFLFVGARASKYVAISFYTGEALKILITVVLFSVAYMYMQVELVPLKLTYLLVLGINIFAPALFINNKK
- the atpB gene encoding F0F1 ATP synthase subunit A, which produces MAAPGEALTPSGYITHHLTNLSTYKLGLVAEESSFWNVHIDSLFFSWFTGLIFLGIFYAVARKTTAGVPGKLQCAVEMIVEFVATNVKDTFHGRNPLIAPLALTIFCWVFLMNLMDLVPIDFLPYPAEHWLGIPYLKVVPSADVNITMAMALGVFALMIYYSIKVKGLGGFARELALHPFNHWTMIPFNLLIEVVSLLAKPLSLGMRLFGNMFAGEVVFILCAAMLPWYLQWMGSLPWAIFHILVILIQAFVFMMLTIVYMSMAHEDSDH
- the atpE gene encoding F0F1 ATP synthase subunit C — protein: METVLSFSAIAVAIIVGLCALGTAVGFAVLGGKFLEGAARQPEMAPMLQVKMFIIAGLLDAVPMIGIVIALLFTFANPFVGQLAG
- the atpF gene encoding F0F1 ATP synthase subunit B yields the protein MNMNATLLGQAISFALFVWFCMKYVWPPIMQAIEERQKKIADGLQAAERAAKDLDLAQANASSQLKEAKRTATEIIEQANKRKAQILDEAREDAQTERQKILAQAEAQLEAERNRARDELRKQVATLAVAGAEKILERSIDKDAHKDILDNITAKL
- the atpH gene encoding F0F1 ATP synthase subunit delta, which codes for MADFTTIARPYAKAAFDFAVEKGQLDQWGQMLSFAAEVAQNEQISELLSGSMSADKLAELFIAICGEQVDEFGQNLLKVMAENGRLAALPDVCTLFFVLKKEHEKEIDVEVISATELSDEQCANISQKLEQRLERKVKLNCSVDEALLGGVIIRAGDLVIDNSARGRLNRLSDALQS
- the atpA gene encoding F0F1 ATP synthase subunit alpha — translated: MQLNSTEISDLIKQRIESFNVVSEARNEGTIVSVSDGIIRIHGLADVMQGEMIELPGGRYALALNLERDSVGAVVMGPYADLKEGMKVTGTGRILEVPVGPELLGRVVNTLGEPIDGKGPIEAKLTSPVEVIAPGVIDRQSVDQPVQTGYKSVDSMIPIGRGQRELIIGDRQTGKTAMAIDAIINQKNSGIFSIYVAIGQKASTIANVVRKLEEHGALKNTIVVVASASESAALQYLAPYAGCAMGEYFRDRGEDALIVYDDLSKQAVAYRQISLLLKRPPGREAFPGDVFYLHSRLLERAARVNAEYVERFTNGEVKGKTGSLTALPIIETQAGDVSAFVPTNVISITDGQIFLQTELFNAGVRPAVDPGISVSRVGGSAQTKIIKKLSGGIRTALAAYRELAAFAQFSSDLDEATKRQLNHGQKVTELMKQKQYAPMSVFDQALTIFAAERGYLSDIELSKVLDFEAALLSYARGQYAELAAEIDKTGAYNDEIEAQLKKLTDDFKATQTW